The genomic segment CCAGGCTATTTGGGACCTGGAACGACACCAGGATGAGATTTTCGCGGCCACCATTCGCGGTATTGACCGCATCAGCCCCTCCACCCGCCTGATTATTCCCGAAGATAGTTCAAGCGTATCGCCGATGGTAGAAGTGTATTGTCTGTTGAGTGCTGGCCAGGTCCTTTACGCTGGAACAGCTGACGGGATTTACGCGTACCAGAGTGAGAGGCCAGTCAAGTGGTGGCGCACATCCGCACTACCGGCAACCAGCATGTGGGGTGATGGGGGGGATATGTTTGTGGTGGCTAACAATTATGTTTATCAGCGCGGGTCGAAGGAGAAGGATTTTACACTTACGTCCATCTCGCTATCTGGTGAGGCTAAGATTCTGGAAATTAAGGGTTACGGATTGTACATTTGGCTAGCGACATCCCAGGGTGCCCTACTATATGATCGCCGGGAGCAGCGACTATTCACATTTGGCGGAAAGGAAGGGTTACCGTCGGAGGTTGTCTATGCTATCGAACCCAGCGCGGACTGGGTCTGGTTCCTGACAAAGGATGGTGTCGTGCGATTCAATTGGAAGACTTATTTTGAGTAGGTCAATTGTCATACTAACCTGCCTGCTGGGAATACTGCGGGGCACGGAGCCCTCCGGCTCGCAGCTTCCCGAGCGGATCCGGGAAGAGTCGCCCCTCAAGATTACCACGAGTCAATCGCCTACTCTTCTGGGCGATTCGGTCCAGTTAGATGTCTTTACCAAAATCCCACTGGATCAGCTGGTGTTTGTGTCCCACGGTGAAAATTTCAAGGCCACCTACGAACTCTCCGTCTTTGCCGTTGATGAGAATGGAATGGTGTGCGGTACCCGCATATGGCTGGAAGAAGTGGTCAAGGCACGGTATAAAGAGACCCAATCAGCCGATCTGCACCACATCGCCCATACTGACTTTACGCTTCCGCCTGATGAATACAATATCACAGTGAGCCTGGTGGATCAGGACAATCGTCAGAGCTATAACGCCAGTGAAAAGATTGAGATTACCGGGTACCCCCGGGATCAGCTGGTACTGGGCGATATTCTGCTCCTAGCGGACATCCAGAAGAGACCAGGTCAGCCAGACAACCTGGTTCCCTACGTGGATAATCAGATCTCTGATGTGATAGATTCATTCCATGTTCATATGGTGATTCGCAGACCCGCGGGGGCCCATTCGGAAGCGACCTTGGAGTACAGCCTGGAGACGAAGGACGAAACGACGGTCGCCACCTCCAGCAGGACACTCAACCTGGCGGAGGCTCTCAGCACCCATATTATTCCGGTGGCCGCCGGTCAGTTGAAGGAGCGCAGATATACCCTCAAGCTGCGGGTAGAGGTGGACTCTCTGGAAGCGAAGCAATCGGTCCCGATCCATGTCACCTGGGCCGGTTTCTCCGGTGAGATTGAGGACATTGAGCTGGCCATCGAACAGACTCGCTACGTGGCTACACGGGCCCAGCTCCAGAAGATGAGAGGGGCCACCGGTGAAGCCAAACGGGAGGCGTTCCTGGAGTTCTGGCGTGCGCTCGATCCCACTCCGGATACGCCCAGCAATGAGCTCATGGACGAGTATTACCGCCGGGTGGGGTACGCCAACACCTATTTTCGCAGCTTCCAGCCAGGTTGGGAGACAGACCTGGGCATGGTATATATCATTTACGGCCAGCCGGACGACATCGAACGGCATCCCTTCGATATGCAACAAAAGCCGTATCAGGTCTGGTTTTACTACGAACGGGGCTGGAAATTCATTTTCGTTGACGTGAACATGTTCGGTGACTATCGTCTGGTCACCCCATTATATCCCAGCCGCTCCTTTTAAGGCGTCCTGAAGGCTTCGCCTTGCCGAGCGACTGGTTCTCCTACTCCCGCCTACAGGTCTTCGATCAATGTCCCGCCAAATATCGTTTCATCCATATTGAAGACCGCCCCGCCAGCGGTGAGTCCATCGAGAGCTTCCTGGGGACTCGCCTCCATGAGGCGCTGGAATGGCTCTACCGGGAACGTCGTTCGGGGCGGAACATCCTTTTCGACGACCTGCTGAAGCGGTATAGTGCCCTCTGGATGGAAGCGTGGCACGGCCGCGTTAACATCGTTGATCCTGGCTGGGAGACGGACGACTACTACCAGCAAGGGCAGCGCTGCCTGGCGGGCTATTACCGCCGCCACACCCCCTTTGACGAACCGGTGCACAGTACCGAGCAGATCCTCACCTTTGACCTGGGCGGGCGGGGCGGCTACCTGATGAAAGCCATCCTGGACCGGCTGGACATCCACGGGCCGGGATGGTGGTCCATCCACGATTACAAGTCGGGGAGGAGAATGCTCACCGACGCCCAGGCGGAAAAGGACCTGCAGATGAAGGTCTACTTTCTGGCCCTGGCGAGGACCCGTGAGAAAGTGGAGCGGGTGGACGTGGTGTGGCACTTCCTGCGCCACGGCCAGGAGGTGTCTCTGAAGCACGTGGGGTGGAACCCAATGCGCATCGCCACCATGCTGAAGAAGCGCATTGACAGGGTGCGCGAGTATGAGGCACAGCCGACTCTGCTCCAGCCGCAGGAGTCGCTCCTTTGCAGCTGGTGCTACTACTGGGAGGTCTGCCCGGTGAAGTGCGGGGCCGAGCATCCGGCGCGAGTGGCACGGTGAGAAAGGATCATTTATCCATATTACCCAATCCTTTTTCGCCATAATACGGGTAAGGGAGCCAGCCCATAGTGCCTATGACGCAATGACATAGATTACATTCCGGGCGGCACTCTTCCGAAGGTAAGGTAGGGGTGAGAATGGAATGGGGACCGGTACTATATAAGGATGCTCTAATATATAAAATAGTGAGGTATGAACCTGTTTGTCTCACTGACTCGAGGATTGTCCAGGAGGACCACTTCTCCGGCCCGGTGACCGACGGCGAGTCAGCCTCGCGGCTTGCCCGGCGTAGCGTAGTAAAGACGGGAGCGAGCAGGGAGGGTTTGTCTTCGGCGCGCGGTACTATCCCGACGGAATCCCTCCGGGACGATCCCCAGGTGGGCCGCTGGACGCAGGCCGAAGCGCTGGCCAGAAAGTACCCCGGTTGGAGCCCGTACGTGAATGGGTTGGTAAACCATATCAAATGAGTCAATCTAATAATTTAATCTCACTCTCACCTTTAATGACCAATCCAGTGGCGACCTCACCAAGCCCAACGTGCAACTGACCCTAACCAACGTCTCCGGTCGCAGTTTCAAGGTCCTGCAGCCCCGGGCTGAGGAGATATAGTAGGACCACATTTTCCTGATATTGCTGGAACTGGTGTCTGTCTAGAGCTTTATTCTTCGGTTGGTCGTAGTTAAGTTAGCCGCGGCCCCGGACTTCCGATGCCAGGCACACAGGCCCAGGATTTGGAGAGGTGGCTGAGCTGGCTGAAAGCGCCCGCCTGCTAAGTGGGTATACGGTGAAGAACTGTATCGAGGGTTCGAATCCCTCCCTCTCCGCGATTTCAGTGCAACGGAAACCGGGAGGAGTGGCTGAGCGGTTGCCCCGAAGGGATCCCTTTGGGAAAAGCGGCTGATTTAGCAGGTAGATCTTTGATATGTATTATGTTTACGTATTGAAAAGTCTTTCTCGAAAGGATTGGCATTATATTTGTATCAGTGCTGAACCTGAGCGGCGGCTTGATCAACATAATCGTGGCAAGGTTAGGTCGACGAAAGGTTATCGGCCGTGGGAGATCATCCATAAAGAGCGGTTCCTGGATCGATCGGCTGCAACTCGTCGGGAGAGATATTTAAAGACCCTGCCAGGCCATGCTGAGCTAAAATCTCTTCTGGAAGATCAGGGGATGTGGTGATTGCTCCTCGGGCTATTTGATATTTTTATCACTCTTGAGACGGGTAATGACTTATGGGAGGAGTGGCTGAGCGGTTGAAAGCGGCGGTCTTGAAAACCGTTGACCGGTGATCCCGGTTCGGGGGTTCGAATCCCTCCTCCTCCGCAGAGAGATTTTTGATAGGAGAATCCCTTCTCTTCGGTGACGAACTGTATCGAGCGTTCTCCCGGAGGGACCCCTGTGGGGGAATCCCTCCCTCTCCGCGATTTCAGTGCAACGGAAGCCGTGAGGAGTGGCTGAGCGGTTGCCCCGAAGGGATCCCTTTGGGAAAAGCGGCGGTCTTGTCCCGGAGGGCTCCTCTTAAGGAGTCCTCCGGATCCTCCGGAAAAACCGTTGACCGGTGATCCCGGTTCGGGCGTTCTCCCGGAGGGACCCCTGTGGGGGAATCCCTCCCTCTCCGCAGAGTGGTTTTAGGAGAGGAGAATCCTTTCTCTTCGGTAACGAACTGTGTCGGGGATTCTCCCGGAGGGACCCCTGTAGGGAATCCCTCCTCCTCCGCAGGGAATATTCTGATCTGGTAAGACTAAGGAAGTGAGATATACGGTATACATATTTCGATGCCTGAGCACGGGCACCTATTTTATGGGCGTGACTAACGACCTCCGTTCCTGCCTTGAGGAGCTCAGGAGTCACAGCGGATGGCGGCGACTGGCCCATCCGGAGCTGCTGCATGTAGAGCAGCATGACAGCCGGCTGATGGCACAACGGCGCCTGCAAGCCATCCATCGTCAGTGGCGACACCTGACTACGCGGCCCGGCATCCTGGTACCGGACCTGCTTAATACCACCTCCGCGGCCCTCATTTCCAGCAGTCTTCACTAACTCCGCCGTCCACCACAGCGAGCCTGCCAAGTTCCCCATGGCGATTGACTTACTTTCCGGCTGGAGGCTAAATTCCAACTCAGGGGAGAGGTGTCCGAGAGGCTTAAGGAGCTCGCCTGGAACGCGGGTGCTCGGTGATCCCGGGTCGAGGGTTCGAATCCCTCCCTCTCCGCAGAGAGGTTTTTGAGAGGAGAATCCTTTCTCTTCGGCGACGAACCGTAGCGAGCGTTCTCCCGAGGGGACCCCTGTGGGGGAATCCTTCCCTCTCCGCTAATTCCCCACAGGCTCATTCTACTGGTTATATTATCCACGGTAAGGCACCGGCAGAAGGGTAACTTCATCTATATTAAGACCGCTTAGCAACCGGTAATCGGAATGGCGTTTCCGTGGGAGAAGTATACCTGGCTGATGCCCGCAACCTGGGCCGATTTGGCCGTTCCAAGTTGGGCCGGTAAAGACTATATTTAATGGTTATATTATAAACCATTCATGTAAATATCTCAAGAGGCACCCCATGAAGCATTCTACCATACGTTTATTATTTTCTTATTTCCTGGTAAGATTCATCATTCTCGCAGCGGCACTGGCGGTGGCGCTGCCCCTCTGGGCCCAGGAGAGCCCTATCGCGCTGGTTCTCAAATCCCGCGGCGAAATGCTGATGCGCCGCCAAGCCGACGCCACCTTCGCCACTGCCCTGCAGCCAGCTGATTCCCTCTTCAATGGCGATGCCGTACGGGCCGGTGAAGACGGTTTCGCCTCGCTCATCTGCCTGGATGACAAGACGCTGTTGAAAGTCAAGGCCAACAGCCAGTTCCAGTTTGTGGAGAGCGAGAACGTACGCACCATAGATATGCAATACGGTACTCTGCGTTCCACTCTGCCCCAGCCTGTTAAGTCCTTCCGGATAGAAACGCCGGTATCGGTAGCGTCGGTTAAGGCGACGGACTTCTGGTTGATTCACGATCTGAGGGCGGGGGTTGACCGGGCCTACGGCGTGGAAGGCGTGGTGGAGATTCTCAACCAGATCAGTGGTATCACGCAGAATCTGACGGCCTACACCATGATCATTTCCACCGCGGCCGGTGTGGTGACGCCGCCCGTGCCCATTACTACTGACGAGCTGCCCATCGATCCGGATGAGGTGGAACTGGAACCCGAACCGGAGGTGCCGGAGGAGGGAGTTGAAGAGGAAGCTCCGGAGGTTGAAGTTGAGGTGGAACCCGGTGAGGCGGTCGCTCCGCTCGAGGAGCTGTTCATTGGGGAAGAGCCGGCCGTGGAAGAGCCGGTGGCTCCAGCGGTTGAGGAGGCCCCCGAGGAAGAAGCAGCCGCTGAGAAGGCCGGGCCGGGCTTCGGCCTGGGATTGGGCTCCGTGACCATTGGTGGGCAGGTTTACTACCAGCTGGCCCTGCGACCCGAATTCAGGTTCGGCAAAATTGGCATCGGACTCGATCTGGTAGGTTACATGGACGCCCAAGGGAACTTCCGCAAGGACGAATGGGACGAACCCTCCGATTACCTGGATAAGGTCCTGTACCTGCGCTATGGAACGGAGCAGGACCCCTTCTTCTTCCAGATCGGCGCCATGCCCCAGGTGCAATACGGCTTCGGTGCGCTCATGAATAATTACTCCAACATGGCTGAGTTCCCCCAGGTGCGCCGGGTCGGTTTCGAAGTCGGCGGGCGCGTGAGTAAGAATATCCGCGTCAAAGGCTTTACCGCCGATCTGAAAGAATTCCGAACCAGAGGCGGATTGGTCGGATTAAGGGGTACCTACCGCCTGTCCGAGATCTTCCCGCTCACGCTGGGGATGAGCGTTTTAGGCGACCTCAATCAGTATGGTGGCCTGAAGGATAAAGACGGTGATGGCCGGCCGGATCTGGTAGACGATTTCCCGCAGGATAAGGAATACTGGCTCGATAGTGATGGTGATGGCCGGGCCGACAATGATGATGAAACCGAATTTGACATCGATGGCGATGGATTTACCGACAACACC from the Candidatus Neomarinimicrobiota bacterium genome contains:
- a CDS encoding GIY-YIG nuclease family protein is translated as MYYVYVLKSLSRKDWHYICISAEPERRLDQHNRGKVRSTKGYRPWEIIHKERFLDRSAATRRERYLKTLPGHAELKSLLEDQGMW
- a CDS encoding FecR domain-containing protein — protein: MKHSTIRLLFSYFLVRFIILAAALAVALPLWAQESPIALVLKSRGEMLMRRQADATFATALQPADSLFNGDAVRAGEDGFASLICLDDKTLLKVKANSQFQFVESENVRTIDMQYGTLRSTLPQPVKSFRIETPVSVASVKATDFWLIHDLRAGVDRAYGVEGVVEILNQISGITQNLTAYTMIISTAAGVVTPPVPITTDELPIDPDEVELEPEPEVPEEGVEEEAPEVEVEVEPGEAVAPLEELFIGEEPAVEEPVAPAVEEAPEEEAAAEKAGPGFGLGLGSVTIGGQVYYQLALRPEFRFGKIGIGLDLVGYMDAQGNFRKDEWDEPSDYLDKVLYLRYGTEQDPFFFQIGAMPQVQYGFGALMNNYSNMAEFPQVRRVGFEVGGRVSKNIRVKGFTADLKEFRTRGGLVGLRGTYRLSEIFPLTLGMSVLGDLNQYGGLKDKDGDGRPDLVDDFPQDKEYWLDSDGDGRADNDDETEFDIDGDGFTDNTPDPINQPNNDLDGIDRAPEPFNLEEEERAIMGVSADISYPILNRKALGLVAYAEYGLLNYGGPLSVLQGDKLYKSNSGSGIVGPGLRARVLNLINLGLEYRYTSALFQPGFFNSTYDFERARIIAVSDDSSYVETKDQASISNPYNLSGIYGSASASLFNVVTFSAAYQNLKPAKADTLAKESNSFIANLSVNTDMIPKISDAMAYYIRTNDENPFDFANPSSNTTWGYRVAYALAPGVDLIYNQQVSYRYIAGEIEEVRLLTVETAFRF
- a CDS encoding GWxTD domain-containing protein, whose product is MSRSIVILTCLLGILRGTEPSGSQLPERIREESPLKITTSQSPTLLGDSVQLDVFTKIPLDQLVFVSHGENFKATYELSVFAVDENGMVCGTRIWLEEVVKARYKETQSADLHHIAHTDFTLPPDEYNITVSLVDQDNRQSYNASEKIEITGYPRDQLVLGDILLLADIQKRPGQPDNLVPYVDNQISDVIDSFHVHMVIRRPAGAHSEATLEYSLETKDETTVATSSRTLNLAEALSTHIIPVAAGQLKERRYTLKLRVEVDSLEAKQSVPIHVTWAGFSGEIEDIELAIEQTRYVATRAQLQKMRGATGEAKREAFLEFWRALDPTPDTPSNELMDEYYRRVGYANTYFRSFQPGWETDLGMVYIIYGQPDDIERHPFDMQQKPYQVWFYYERGWKFIFVDVNMFGDYRLVTPLYPSRSF
- a CDS encoding RecB family exonuclease; protein product: MPSDWFSYSRLQVFDQCPAKYRFIHIEDRPASGESIESFLGTRLHEALEWLYRERRSGRNILFDDLLKRYSALWMEAWHGRVNIVDPGWETDDYYQQGQRCLAGYYRRHTPFDEPVHSTEQILTFDLGGRGGYLMKAILDRLDIHGPGWWSIHDYKSGRRMLTDAQAEKDLQMKVYFLALARTREKVERVDVVWHFLRHGQEVSLKHVGWNPMRIATMLKKRIDRVREYEAQPTLLQPQESLLCSWCYYWEVCPVKCGAEHPARVAR